A single Pseudomonas brassicacearum DNA region contains:
- a CDS encoding helix-turn-helix domain-containing protein encodes MKELDIGEVARRSGLPASTLRYYEEKGLISSIGRRGLIRVFRADVLQRLSLIALGQSAELSLDDLLAMLDAEGQPDIDRQRLNEKADELDRTIERLSVIRDELRRVACCPAARHIECSTFQKLLNAVGKGNIKRKTGRGHLRRRGV; translated from the coding sequence ATGAAAGAGCTGGATATTGGTGAGGTGGCACGACGTTCCGGTCTACCGGCTTCAACGCTGCGCTACTACGAAGAGAAAGGTCTTATCAGTTCAATCGGTCGTCGTGGCCTGATTCGCGTGTTTCGTGCCGATGTACTCCAGCGTTTGTCCTTGATCGCGCTCGGGCAATCGGCAGAGCTTTCACTAGACGATCTCCTCGCCATGCTGGACGCAGAGGGGCAGCCTGACATTGATCGTCAGCGGCTTAACGAAAAGGCAGACGAACTGGACCGCACTATCGAGCGACTCAGCGTCATACGCGACGAGCTTCGTCGAGTAGCGTGCTGCCCTGCTGCTCGTCACATTGAATGCTCAACGTTCCAGAAATTGTTGAACGCTGTCGGGAAGGGGAATATCAAGAGAAAAACCGGAAGGGGGCACCTGCGCAGACGTGGAGTGTGA
- the cyoE gene encoding heme o synthase, with amino-acid sequence MATLTGERHSQAIWRDYLELTKPKVVVLMLITSLVGMFLATRAGVPWTVLVFGNLGIALCAGGAAAVNHVVDRRIDAVMARTHKRPLAEGRISPAAALTFALALAVAGQALLLAFTNPLTAWLTLASLLGYAVIYTGFLKRATPQNIVIGGLAGAAPPLLGWVAATGHVSAEPLLLVLIIFAWTPPHFWALAIHRKEEYAKADIPMLPVTHGEHYTKIHILLYTLVLLAVSLMPFVIHMSGMLYLVCALVLGARFLQWAVVLYRGSRPHAAINTFKYSIWYLFLLFIALLVDHYLLLSL; translated from the coding sequence ATGGCAACCTTGACCGGTGAACGCCACAGCCAAGCGATCTGGCGCGATTACCTGGAGCTGACCAAGCCCAAAGTGGTGGTGCTGATGCTGATCACCTCGCTGGTCGGCATGTTCCTCGCCACCCGCGCCGGGGTGCCGTGGACAGTTTTGGTGTTCGGCAACCTGGGCATCGCCCTGTGTGCCGGCGGCGCGGCGGCGGTCAACCATGTGGTGGACCGACGCATCGACGCGGTGATGGCCCGCACCCACAAACGGCCATTGGCCGAAGGGCGAATCTCACCCGCCGCCGCCCTGACCTTCGCCCTCGCGCTGGCGGTGGCCGGCCAAGCGTTACTGCTGGCGTTCACCAACCCGCTGACGGCCTGGCTGACTTTGGCCTCGCTGCTGGGCTACGCGGTGATCTACACCGGTTTCCTGAAACGGGCGACGCCGCAGAACATCGTCATCGGCGGCCTCGCCGGCGCGGCACCACCGTTGCTGGGCTGGGTCGCGGCCACCGGTCATGTCAGCGCCGAACCGCTCTTGCTGGTGCTGATCATCTTCGCCTGGACCCCGCCACACTTCTGGGCCCTGGCGATTCACCGCAAGGAGGAATACGCCAAGGCTGACATTCCGATGCTGCCGGTGACCCACGGCGAGCACTACACCAAGATCCACATCCTGCTGTACACCCTGGTGCTGCTGGCGGTGAGCCTGATGCCGTTCGTGATCCATATGAGCGGCATGCTCTATCTTGTCTGCGCGCTCGTATTGGGCGCCAGGTTTCTGCAATGGGCCGTGGTGTTGTACCGTGGCAGTCGGCCGCACGCGGCGATCAACACCTTCAAGTACTCTATCTGGTACTTGTTCCTGCTGTTCATCGCCCTGCTTGTAGATCACTACTTACTGTTGAGCCTATGA
- a CDS encoding DUF6124 family protein, which translates to MFKITPNPPEAGSTPTSAKSKAKQQDETTKRVLDHYLLPKPDKSKDAPKPGQLYAVVKGLDNECLLANLSETLASADAMVSDLAFDLEGSRRHVAQGIQQLIELSSLLANRVLDNVEPRQ; encoded by the coding sequence ATGTTCAAAATAACTCCGAATCCGCCAGAGGCAGGTTCCACCCCTACATCGGCAAAATCCAAAGCCAAGCAGCAAGACGAAACCACCAAACGGGTGCTCGATCACTACTTGCTACCGAAACCGGATAAATCCAAAGACGCCCCCAAACCAGGGCAGCTGTACGCCGTCGTGAAAGGCCTCGATAACGAATGTTTGCTTGCCAACCTCAGCGAGACGCTGGCTTCGGCTGATGCGATGGTGAGTGACCTGGCGTTTGATCTGGAAGGATCGAGACGTCATGTGGCGCAGGGGATTCAGCAGTTGATTGAACTGAGTTCGTTATTGGCGAATCGGGTGTTGGATAACGTGGAGCCGCGGCAGTAG
- a CDS encoding DUF2938 domain-containing protein, which yields MGIAETALRILFVGMGATLIMDVSGFVQARVFGLASFDYGLVGRWLGHMLQGRFRHASIMAAPPIRNERLMGWVFHYITGIVFAMVLIGAKGPAWICNPTLVPALVMGLFSVIAPFFIMQPALGFGVAGSKTGAPSVARRRSVTAHLTFGLGLFVAASLLMMLFPTSFCLS from the coding sequence ATGGGAATAGCCGAGACCGCACTGCGCATTCTGTTTGTTGGAATGGGGGCCACGCTGATTATGGACGTGTCGGGTTTTGTTCAAGCACGAGTGTTTGGTCTAGCGTCGTTTGACTATGGCTTGGTTGGTCGCTGGCTGGGTCACATGTTGCAAGGACGGTTTCGTCATGCCTCGATCATGGCGGCGCCTCCTATCAGGAATGAACGTCTGATGGGGTGGGTATTCCATTACATCACGGGTATCGTCTTCGCGATGGTGCTGATCGGTGCGAAAGGGCCTGCGTGGATCTGCAACCCCACGCTAGTACCTGCGCTGGTGATGGGGTTGTTCAGTGTGATTGCGCCTTTTTTCATCATGCAGCCCGCGCTCGGCTTCGGCGTTGCCGGTTCGAAGACAGGGGCACCTAGCGTGGCAAGGCGCAGGAGCGTCACTGCGCATCTGACGTTTGGACTGGGACTTTTTGTGGCGGCATCGCTGTTGATGATGCTCTTTCCAACATCGTTCTGCCTAAGTTGA
- a CDS encoding cytochrome c oxidase subunit 3 has protein sequence MATHEHYYVPAQSKWPIIATVGMFVTVYGLATWFNDLKAARPDSHGPLIFFVGGLLLAYMLFGWFGAVVKESRAGLYSAQLDRSFRWGMSWFIFSEVMFFIAFFGALFYVRNISVPGLAGEGTKGLSHMLWPSFEFAWPLLNNPDPKLFPAPKDVISPWGLPLLNTILLVSSSVTVTIAHHALKKGHRGALKIWLAITVLLGCAFLGFQAEEYIHAYKELGLTLGSGVYGATFFMLTGFHGAHVTIGTIILFVMLMRIMRGHFDNEHQFGFEAASWYWHFVDVVWIGLFVFVYVL, from the coding sequence ATGGCAACTCACGAACACTATTACGTTCCGGCCCAGAGCAAATGGCCGATCATCGCTACGGTCGGGATGTTCGTCACGGTGTATGGCCTGGCAACCTGGTTCAACGACCTTAAGGCGGCGCGCCCGGATTCCCACGGGCCGCTGATCTTTTTTGTCGGCGGTCTTCTGCTGGCCTACATGCTGTTCGGCTGGTTCGGCGCGGTGGTCAAGGAAAGCCGCGCCGGGCTGTACAGCGCACAGCTCGATCGCTCGTTCCGCTGGGGCATGAGCTGGTTCATCTTTTCCGAAGTGATGTTCTTCATCGCGTTCTTCGGTGCGCTGTTCTATGTGCGCAACATCTCGGTACCAGGCCTGGCGGGTGAAGGCACCAAGGGCCTGTCACACATGCTCTGGCCGAGTTTCGAGTTCGCCTGGCCGTTGCTGAACAACCCCGACCCGAAACTCTTCCCGGCACCCAAGGATGTGATCAGCCCCTGGGGCTTGCCGCTGCTCAACACCATCCTGCTGGTCAGCTCCAGCGTCACCGTCACCATCGCCCACCACGCCCTGAAAAAGGGCCATCGCGGTGCGCTGAAGATCTGGCTGGCGATCACCGTGCTGCTGGGTTGCGCCTTCCTGGGCTTCCAGGCCGAGGAATACATCCACGCCTACAAGGAACTGGGCCTGACCCTGGGCTCCGGCGTCTACGGCGCGACCTTCTTCATGCTCACCGGTTTCCACGGCGCCCACGTCACCATCGGCACGATCATCCTGTTCGTCATGCTGATGCGCATCATGCGCGGGCACTTCGACAACGAGCACCAGTTCGGCTTCGAGGCGGCGAGCTGGTACTGGCACTTCGTCGATGTGGTGTGGATCGGCTTGTTCGTCTTCGTCTACGTGCTCTGA
- a CDS encoding COX15/CtaA family protein, producing MAKPGFRLALFATLLALIVVLLGAYTRLTHAGLGCPDWPGCYGFISVPKSEAQLAHAELHFPDAPVEAHKGWNEMVHRYFAGTLGLLITVLAARAWMNRRRPGQPVKLPLFLLAVVFAQAAFGMWTVTLKLWPQVVTGHLLGGFATLSLLFLLTLRLSGVLPALTVPKRLQHWATAGLLLVIGQIALGGWVSSNYAAVACIDFPTCHGQWLPPADFANGFHLTQHIGPNYLGGQLDSDARTAIHLTHRIGALLVTVVLLGLAWQLKTVGMTRLAGLVLAALAAQITLGISNVLFHLPLPVAVAHNAGGAALLLTLVLVNYHARTSLVRVKHQVPLRWRFNPPKHGVSPITIKGEMPWQP from the coding sequence ATGGCCAAACCTGGATTTCGCCTCGCGCTGTTTGCCACGCTGCTGGCACTGATCGTCGTCCTGCTGGGCGCCTACACCCGGCTCACCCACGCCGGCCTCGGCTGCCCGGACTGGCCCGGCTGCTACGGTTTTATCAGCGTGCCCAAGAGCGAAGCCCAACTGGCCCATGCCGAACTGCACTTTCCCGACGCCCCGGTGGAGGCCCACAAAGGCTGGAATGAGATGGTCCATCGCTACTTTGCCGGGACCCTGGGGCTGTTGATTACCGTGCTGGCCGCCCGGGCCTGGATGAACCGTCGCCGCCCCGGCCAACCTGTGAAGTTGCCGCTGTTCCTACTGGCCGTGGTCTTCGCGCAAGCGGCGTTCGGCATGTGGACCGTAACCCTCAAGCTCTGGCCACAAGTGGTCACCGGGCATTTGCTCGGCGGCTTCGCGACGTTGAGCCTGCTGTTTCTGCTCACCTTGCGCTTGTCCGGCGTGCTGCCGGCGCTGACCGTGCCCAAGCGCCTGCAACATTGGGCCACGGCCGGGCTGCTGCTGGTGATCGGCCAGATCGCCCTGGGCGGTTGGGTCAGCTCCAACTACGCCGCCGTGGCCTGCATCGACTTCCCCACCTGCCACGGCCAGTGGCTACCGCCGGCCGATTTTGCCAACGGCTTCCACCTGACCCAGCACATCGGCCCCAACTACCTGGGCGGGCAACTGGACAGCGACGCCCGCACCGCCATCCACCTGACCCACCGCATCGGCGCCTTGCTGGTGACCGTGGTGTTGCTGGGGCTGGCCTGGCAGTTGAAAACCGTCGGCATGACCCGGCTGGCCGGGCTGGTGCTGGCCGCACTCGCGGCGCAGATCACCCTGGGCATCAGCAACGTGCTGTTCCATCTGCCACTGCCGGTGGCCGTCGCCCACAACGCCGGGGGCGCCGCACTGTTGCTGACCCTGGTGCTGGTCAACTATCACGCCCGTACCAGCCTGGTGCGGGTCAAGCATCAAGTCCCGCTGCGCTGGCGGTTCAACCCGCCTAAACACGGCGTCAGCCCCATAACAATAAAAGGAGAGATGCCATGGCAACCTTGA
- the coxB gene encoding cytochrome c oxidase subunit II, whose protein sequence is MTRHPHVWMGLLLWSIFSQAQAAWTVNMAPGATQISNAVFDLHMTIFWICVVIGIIVFGAMFWSMMMHRRSTGQNAAHFHENTRVEILWTIVPFLILVLMAIPATATLIKMYDSSESDIDIQITGYQWKWHYKYLGQDVEFFSNLATPAEQIHNQSAKGEHYLLEVDKPLVLPVDAKVRFLVTSADVIHSWWVPAFAVKRDAIPGFVNEAWTRVDKPGIYRGQCAELCGKDHGFMPIVVEVKSKPDYEKWLGERKAEAAQLKELTSKEWTREELIERGDKVYHTTCVACHQAEGQGLPPMFPALKGSKIATGPIKDHLSIVFHGKPGTAMAAFGKQLSEVDIAAVVTYERNAWGNNKGDMVTPKEVLELKQAESQ, encoded by the coding sequence ATGACGCGACATCCACACGTATGGATGGGCCTCCTGTTGTGGTCGATTTTCAGCCAGGCGCAAGCGGCCTGGACTGTGAATATGGCGCCTGGAGCGACACAGATCAGCAACGCAGTGTTCGACCTGCACATGACCATCTTCTGGATTTGTGTGGTCATCGGCATCATCGTCTTCGGCGCCATGTTCTGGTCGATGATGATGCACCGCCGCTCAACCGGCCAGAACGCCGCGCATTTCCACGAAAACACCCGCGTCGAAATCCTCTGGACCATCGTGCCCTTCCTGATCCTGGTGCTGATGGCGATCCCTGCCACCGCCACCCTGATCAAGATGTACGACTCCAGCGAGTCGGACATCGATATCCAGATCACCGGCTATCAATGGAAGTGGCACTACAAGTACCTGGGCCAGGACGTCGAGTTCTTCAGCAACCTGGCCACCCCCGCCGAACAAATCCATAACCAGAGCGCCAAGGGCGAGCACTACCTGCTGGAGGTCGACAAGCCGCTGGTGCTGCCGGTCGATGCCAAGGTGCGCTTTCTGGTGACCTCCGCCGACGTGATCCACTCCTGGTGGGTGCCGGCCTTCGCGGTCAAGCGCGATGCGATCCCAGGCTTCGTCAACGAAGCCTGGACCCGTGTCGACAAGCCCGGCATTTATCGCGGCCAGTGCGCCGAGCTGTGCGGCAAGGACCACGGCTTCATGCCGATCGTGGTGGAGGTCAAGAGCAAGCCCGACTATGAGAAGTGGCTGGGCGAACGCAAGGCCGAAGCTGCGCAGCTTAAAGAGCTGACCAGCAAGGAATGGACGCGCGAAGAACTCATCGAGCGTGGCGACAAGGTCTACCACACCACCTGCGTGGCCTGTCACCAGGCCGAAGGCCAGGGCCTGCCGCCGATGTTCCCGGCCCTCAAGGGCTCGAAAATCGCCACCGGGCCGATCAAGGATCACCTGAGCATTGTCTTCCACGGCAAGCCCGGCACCGCCATGGCCGCGTTCGGCAAACAGTTGTCGGAAGTCGATATCGCCGCGGTCGTGACCTATGAACGCAACGCCTGGGGCAACAACAAGGGCGACATGGTGACGCCTAAAGAAGTGCTGGAACTCAAACAGGCAGAAAGCCAATGA
- a CDS encoding twin transmembrane helix small protein, with product MLKAAIVLMLIATVVSLFSGLFFLVKDDSSSNRLVIALAIRVSLAAVTVGLIAWGFFSGQLVSHAPW from the coding sequence ATGCTAAAAGCAGCCATCGTCCTGATGCTGATTGCCACGGTTGTCAGCCTCTTCAGCGGCCTGTTTTTTCTGGTCAAGGACGACAGCAGTTCCAATCGCCTGGTCATCGCCCTGGCGATCCGGGTCAGCCTGGCCGCCGTCACCGTCGGCTTGATCGCCTGGGGTTTCTTCAGCGGCCAGTTGGTGTCCCACGCGCCTTGGTAG
- a CDS encoding DUF2459 domain-containing protein, producing the protein MRIVVLALVLTLFGCATASDPPRGEGGDRRSFYVVDHGLHTGLVIARPDLLQVLPALAEEFSDGDFVEFGWGDEDFYRAPQATLSLALRALFGSTATVLHAVKIDGDPRRRFAASEVIEVRVTEDGYRRLLAFVAGTFTHSATGTLVVLGPGLYGESRFYQAEGRYSLFYTCNTWVAEALAASNCPMSPAAVITAGNVMSQLRRATAVGASCLATR; encoded by the coding sequence ATGCGCATTGTAGTGCTGGCCCTGGTCCTCACGCTGTTCGGCTGCGCTACCGCGTCGGACCCGCCGAGGGGCGAGGGTGGCGATAGGCGGTCCTTCTATGTGGTGGATCATGGCCTGCATACCGGGTTGGTAATTGCGCGCCCCGATCTGCTTCAGGTGCTTCCCGCACTGGCTGAAGAATTCAGCGACGGCGACTTCGTTGAGTTCGGCTGGGGTGACGAGGATTTCTACCGAGCCCCACAGGCCACCTTGAGCCTGGCCCTGCGAGCCTTGTTCGGGTCGACGGCAACCGTGCTGCATGCGGTCAAGATTGACGGGGACCCCAGGCGGCGCTTCGCCGCAAGCGAGGTCATCGAGGTGCGGGTGACGGAGGACGGCTACCGACGACTGCTCGCGTTCGTGGCCGGGACCTTCACCCATTCGGCGACGGGCACCTTGGTGGTGCTCGGGCCTGGCCTGTATGGAGAGAGCCGGTTCTACCAGGCCGAGGGTCGCTATTCGCTGTTTTATACCTGCAATACCTGGGTCGCAGAGGCGCTGGCCGCGAGCAACTGTCCAATGTCGCCTGCCGCGGTGATTACAGCGGGGAACGTCATGTCGCAGTTGCGCCGGGCGACAGCGGTCGGTGCATCCTGCCTGGCTACCCGCTAA
- a CDS encoding SURF1 family protein: protein MKHFRPGIVPSLVVAVLVPVMVCLGFWQLSRGEHKRVLMDNYAERRVAPPMDSTELVHTSDPAFRPVTLQGQFDVEHSILLDNRQHDGKVGVELLQPFLDHRTGLWLLVNRGWLPWPDRRTPPVFNTPQQPVNLQAWVYVAPGATFQLHADPAGAPWPRLVTTIEPDKLWAELGRNGFAYELRQQSGPGAYRTDWPVVAMGPEKHLGYAVQWFAMAAALFGLFLYLGWHNAGRHHGKHHESNQHV, encoded by the coding sequence ATGAAACACTTCCGGCCAGGCATCGTGCCGTCACTGGTGGTGGCCGTGCTGGTGCCCGTGATGGTGTGCCTGGGGTTCTGGCAATTGAGCCGGGGCGAACACAAGCGTGTGCTCATGGACAATTACGCCGAGCGCCGCGTGGCACCGCCGATGGACAGCACCGAGCTTGTGCACACCAGCGATCCGGCCTTTCGACCGGTCACGCTGCAAGGCCAGTTCGACGTCGAGCACAGCATCCTGCTGGACAACCGCCAACACGACGGCAAGGTCGGCGTCGAGTTGCTGCAACCTTTTCTCGACCACCGCACCGGGCTGTGGCTGCTGGTCAATCGCGGCTGGCTGCCCTGGCCCGACCGGCGCACCCCGCCGGTCTTCAACACACCGCAACAACCGGTGAACCTCCAGGCCTGGGTCTACGTCGCCCCGGGCGCCACCTTCCAGCTTCACGCCGACCCGGCGGGCGCGCCGTGGCCACGACTGGTCACCACCATCGAACCGGACAAGCTCTGGGCCGAACTGGGCCGCAACGGCTTCGCCTATGAACTGCGCCAACAAAGCGGCCCCGGCGCCTACCGGACCGATTGGCCGGTGGTCGCCATGGGCCCGGAAAAACACCTCGGCTATGCCGTGCAGTGGTTCGCCATGGCGGCGGCACTGTTCGGCCTGTTCCTTTATCTCGGATGGCACAACGCAGGGAGACACCATGGGAAACACCATGAATCCAACCAACACGTCTGA
- a CDS encoding cytochrome c oxidase assembly protein, which translates to MADSISMKKLVTRLLLVVMAMFIFGFALVPIYDVMCKAFGINGKTGGQYEGEQTVDESRQVRVQFLSTNSVDMVWDFYPKGDELVVKPGAVNEMVFVAHNPTNRPMSAQAVPSISPSNAAAYFHKTECFCFTQQVLQPGERIEMPMRFIVDRDMPKEVKHLTLSYTLFDITARHPPVALNTDR; encoded by the coding sequence ATGGCTGATTCGATCTCGATGAAAAAACTGGTCACCCGCCTGTTGCTGGTGGTGATGGCCATGTTCATCTTCGGCTTTGCCCTGGTGCCGATCTATGACGTGATGTGCAAGGCGTTCGGCATCAACGGCAAGACCGGCGGGCAGTACGAAGGCGAGCAGACCGTCGATGAGTCACGCCAGGTGCGGGTGCAGTTCCTGTCGACCAATTCGGTGGACATGGTCTGGGACTTCTACCCCAAAGGCGATGAGCTGGTGGTCAAGCCAGGAGCGGTGAACGAGATGGTGTTCGTCGCCCACAACCCCACCAACCGGCCGATGAGCGCCCAAGCGGTGCCGAGTATCTCGCCAAGCAACGCGGCAGCGTATTTCCACAAGACCGAATGTTTTTGTTTTACCCAGCAAGTGCTGCAACCCGGCGAACGCATCGAAATGCCCATGCGCTTCATCGTCGACCGGGACATGCCCAAGGAAGTGAAGCACCTGACGCTGTCCTACACGCTGTTCGATATCACCGCTCGTCATCCACCGGTGGCTCTAAACACTGACCGATAG
- the ctaD gene encoding cytochrome c oxidase subunit I: MSAVIDDHGHAGADHAHGPAKGLMRWVLTTNHKDIGTLYLWFAFSMFLLGGSFAMVIRAELFQPGLQIVQPEFFNQMTTMHGLVMVFGAVMPAFVGLANWMIPLMIGAPDMALPRMNNFSFWLLPAAFLMLVSTLFTAGGGPNFGWTFYAPLSTTYAPESVTFFIFAIHLMGISSIMGAINVIATILNLRAPGMTLMKMPLFVWTWLITAFLLIAVMPVLAGCVTMMLMDIHFGTSFFSAAGGGDPVLFQHVFWFFGHPEVYIMILPAFGAVSSIIPAFSRKPLFGYTSMVYATAAIAFLSFIVWAHHMFVVGIPLVGELFFMYATLLIAVPTGVKVFNWASTMWQGSLTFETPMLFAVAFVILFSIGGFSGLMLAIAPADFQYQDTYFVVAHFHYVLVPGAIFGIFASAYYWLPKWTGHMYDETLGKLHFWLSFVGMNMAFFPMHFVGLAGMPRRIPDYNLQFADFNMVSSIGAFMFGTTQIFFLFIVIKTIRGGPPAPAKPWDGAEGLEWSVPSPAPYHTFTTPPEVK, from the coding sequence ATGAGTGCTGTGATCGATGACCACGGTCATGCCGGCGCCGACCACGCCCACGGCCCCGCCAAGGGCCTGATGCGCTGGGTACTGACCACCAACCACAAGGATATCGGCACGCTGTACCTGTGGTTCGCGTTCTCGATGTTCCTGTTGGGCGGCTCGTTCGCCATGGTGATCCGCGCCGAGCTGTTCCAGCCCGGCCTGCAGATCGTGCAGCCGGAATTCTTCAACCAGATGACCACCATGCATGGCCTGGTGATGGTCTTTGGCGCAGTCATGCCGGCGTTCGTCGGCCTAGCCAACTGGATGATCCCGCTGATGATCGGCGCGCCGGACATGGCCCTGCCGCGCATGAACAACTTCAGCTTCTGGCTGTTGCCGGCGGCGTTCCTGATGTTGGTGTCAACGCTGTTCACAGCGGGGGGCGGGCCTAACTTCGGTTGGACCTTCTATGCGCCGCTGTCCACCACGTATGCGCCGGAAAGCGTGACATTCTTTATCTTTGCCATCCACCTGATGGGCATCAGCTCGATCATGGGCGCGATCAACGTGATCGCCACCATCCTCAACCTGCGTGCCCCTGGCATGACCCTGATGAAAATGCCGCTGTTCGTCTGGACCTGGCTGATCACCGCGTTCCTGCTGATCGCAGTGATGCCGGTGCTGGCCGGCTGCGTGACGATGATGCTGATGGACATCCACTTCGGCACCAGCTTCTTCAGTGCCGCCGGCGGCGGTGACCCGGTGCTATTCCAGCACGTGTTCTGGTTCTTCGGCCACCCCGAGGTGTACATCATGATCCTGCCGGCCTTCGGTGCCGTCAGCTCGATCATCCCGGCGTTCTCGCGCAAGCCGTTGTTCGGCTACACCTCGATGGTCTATGCCACGGCCGCCATCGCGTTCCTGTCGTTCATCGTCTGGGCGCACCACATGTTCGTGGTCGGCATTCCGCTGGTGGGCGAGCTGTTCTTCATGTACGCCACCCTGCTGATTGCCGTGCCCACCGGGGTGAAGGTGTTCAACTGGGCCAGCACCATGTGGCAAGGCTCGCTGACTTTCGAAACGCCGATGCTGTTTGCCGTGGCGTTCGTGATCCTGTTCTCCATCGGTGGTTTCTCCGGGCTGATGCTGGCCATCGCCCCGGCGGACTTCCAGTACCAGGACACTTACTTCGTGGTCGCGCACTTCCACTACGTGCTGGTGCCCGGCGCGATCTTCGGGATCTTCGCCTCGGCCTACTACTGGCTGCCGAAATGGACCGGCCACATGTATGACGAAACCCTCGGCAAGCTGCACTTCTGGCTGTCGTTCGTGGGGATGAACATGGCGTTCTTCCCGATGCACTTCGTCGGCCTGGCGGGCATGCCCCGGCGGATTCCCGACTACAACCTGCAATTCGCCGACTTCAACATGGTCTCGTCCATCGGCGCCTTCATGTTCGGCACTACGCAGATCTTCTTCCTGTTCATCGTGATCAAGACCATCCGTGGCGGCCCGCCTGCACCGGCCAAGCCGTGGGACGGGGCAGAAGGGCTGGAGTGGAGCGTGCCGTCGCCGGCGCCGTATCACACCTTCACTACGCCGCCGGAAGTGAAATAG
- a CDS encoding SCO family protein — protein sequence MTRTQKTVFILVAVIALILGLTINKVLSGKGQGDPTALIDAGIILLPQSRNLPDVKMTDQDGQPVAMDELKGKWSLLFFGYTFCPDICPTTLAQLRQIKSELPPEAVDKLQIVLVSVDPNRDTPKQLKQYLGYFDPQFIGLTAASVEDLQTLANAVSIPFIPADTSKPNYTVDHSGNLAVIGPDGTQRGFIRAPLNNQKLVAQLPEMLKRK from the coding sequence ATGACTCGAACCCAGAAAACCGTCTTCATCCTCGTGGCCGTGATCGCGCTGATCCTCGGCCTGACCATCAACAAGGTGCTGTCCGGCAAAGGCCAGGGCGACCCGACGGCGCTGATCGATGCCGGCATCATCCTGCTGCCCCAAAGCCGCAACCTGCCGGACGTGAAGATGACCGACCAGGACGGCCAGCCCGTGGCGATGGACGAGTTGAAAGGCAAATGGAGCCTGCTGTTCTTCGGCTACACCTTCTGCCCGGACATCTGCCCGACCACCCTCGCCCAACTGCGCCAGATCAAGAGCGAACTGCCGCCCGAGGCTGTGGATAAGTTGCAGATCGTACTGGTCAGCGTCGACCCGAACCGCGACACGCCCAAGCAACTCAAGCAGTACCTGGGCTACTTCGACCCGCAGTTCATCGGCCTGACCGCCGCCTCGGTGGAAGACCTGCAAACACTCGCCAATGCGGTGAGCATTCCGTTCATCCCGGCGGACACCAGCAAACCCAACTACACGGTCGATCACAGCGGCAACCTCGCCGTCATCGGCCCGGACGGCACCCAGCGCGGGTTTATTCGTGCGCCGCTGAATAACCAGAAGTTGGTGGCGCAGTTGCCGGAGATGCTCAAGCGTAAATAA